The following are from one region of the Pirellulales bacterium genome:
- a CDS encoding type II toxin-antitoxin system RelE/ParE family toxin → MRVVYHPDAEAELTEAALYYDQRVPGLGDSFLRAFESALAEIEKQPQWWPIVESDLRYRSLRRFPYAVYYRIVDDELRILVVEHHKRHPDYWRYRLRDER, encoded by the coding sequence ATGCGGGTAGTTTACCACCCCGACGCTGAGGCTGAATTAACCGAAGCGGCGCTCTACTACGACCAGCGAGTGCCTGGCTTGGGTGATTCCTTCCTTCGCGCGTTTGAGTCGGCGCTGGCCGAAATTGAAAAGCAACCCCAGTGGTGGCCGATCGTCGAAAGCGATCTACGTTACCGTTCTCTGCGGCGTTTTCCCTACGCGGTTTATTACCGAATCGTCGACGATGAATTGAGGATCCTCGTCGTTGAGCATCATAAACGTCACCCCGATTACTGGCGGTATCGACTGCGCGACGAACGTTAG
- a CDS encoding sigma-70 family RNA polymerase sigma factor, with the protein MHTTPVSLLVRLKQPEPEAAWQRFVELYTPLLFFWARQAGVGAPDDADLVQDVLALLVQKMPGFDYDPQQSFRGWIRTMMRNRIRDLRRRHHVPEAAVDESWLAELPAPKDDAWEEEHRQLLVSRAAEMMQASFHETTWRACWESTVNERPAAEVARMLGISENAVYIAKGRVLRRLRRELEGLL; encoded by the coding sequence ATGCACACGACTCCCGTCAGTCTGCTCGTGCGGTTGAAGCAACCCGAGCCGGAGGCCGCCTGGCAACGGTTCGTGGAGCTTTATACTCCGCTGCTCTTTTTCTGGGCCCGCCAGGCCGGGGTCGGCGCGCCGGACGACGCCGACCTGGTGCAGGACGTGTTGGCCCTGCTGGTGCAAAAAATGCCGGGCTTCGACTACGACCCGCAGCAAAGTTTTCGCGGCTGGATACGCACGATGATGCGCAACCGCATCCGTGACCTGCGCCGCCGGCATCACGTTCCTGAAGCGGCGGTCGACGAGAGCTGGCTGGCCGAGTTGCCCGCTCCCAAAGACGACGCCTGGGAAGAAGAACATCGCCAACTTCTCGTTTCCCGCGCGGCCGAGATGATGCAAGCGAGTTTTCACGAGACCACCTGGCGGGCCTGCTGGGAATCGACGGTCAACGAGCGTCCGGCGGCGGAAGTGGCCCGCATGCTCGGCATCAGCGAAAACGCCGTCTATATCGCCAAGGGAAGAGTCCTTCGGCGGCTGCGGCGGGAACTTGAAGGGCTGTTGTAG
- a CDS encoding protein kinase — protein sequence MTDKAVCPDAAAIERLLLGRTSDAETDDLERHLLDCDRCCEVSRSLHLDDTMVAGLRRDNHLAAIAQEAPVRATMARLMALRTAAAASQPEETMTVAGESTDDAWGLRELLDPPQAEGELGGFAGYRVLRVLGAGGMGIVLEAEDPQLQRRVALKIMNRGLAARSENRQRFLREARAAAAIEHAHIVTVHQVGEQRGVPFLAMQLLKGESLHDRLEREGSGTQRVPRVQGSEKREAGMDNPKSKIQNPKSPLPLAECLRIGRETAEALAVAHQRGLIHRDIKPANIWLESPGGWVKLVDFGLAHVVEDEVHLTQTGAILGTPSYMSPEQARGDSVGPRSDLFSLGVVLYRLTTGQTPFQGRGTLAVLTALATADPRPVGELNPELPPAFADVIMRLLAKDPGERFESAEAVAEAIRAIEAAESEGARERQRDGARERRSEGEMAGRPPRRRSRWPLVAAAAAACFLLAGMVVVIRDKEGREVARINVPEGGSVATEESPASPAAPGRKLAGSTDAASRRATPTRSASEESAKAGPVPARRGDGSASPSPEGRPASPPSRRAGIGATLPDRAKPFLLVREGKQAAEFKTIAGALGEMQAGDAIEVYGNGPFTLPIVNLDGKPFTLRAGAGFRPRFVRTEGAKQQFHSAWITVNNAPLTLEGIELREDLLAHNILHGGGAPWEIRRCLLRRGDSHAAALLHYERGPHLRIVDSVLASGHSQYSIKIGTSAEVHCENNLYWSGGSFFTLQGGGQKLRFTRNTFAGQGTWLHFPDAEHAAVEVLAEENVFRVGQLLCTRTTSMEVFREVCRWNGRRNLHGVVGGASSLIFSQPLEGSGRVSIAGDDLAAWSKFWGEHEQGAMLGTTPTLRYEAAWLAPKAGDPRRGGRGIALRRDETPLPRLHHWLDPRPLDPLSPTTAGSEGDAGPSAAVGPDWRLVGPGEAYLRALADAGHPVTDEQLGLEGTEEGAVVLLHENTLARGYATVAEAVAAAADGDTVAIRANGTFPGFDRRGERQGKRLTLRAGYGYQPTIGDNVLLAPGDVWSIEDLHFSGQVWVANGAPAAEGQPAPRLLNCSFEPALAASGPMPQVTTYSESAPPLEVVNCLLPNGVNFAGARLRVVNSVIASVGLNPIEPQRPRALDLDRCVVWSNFSPAIQHGTVQLTVSARRTWFEFSSFLRQGDDAAFQWQGDENVYCHGAVRWQSDCDLTTAANYVGSLPAWQARWSSDAGSRQGDAVFIDPRFCGLLPNSPGHQAAQDGGDLGVDLSRLGMATPSDKVDPALRDGGASPSPEGRPTSPPRSVGATLPEPPPLDEWLKGREILTVAQDGSGQFKTIQAALDALKPHQVVKVLDRGPYREVVRADGLPHDTGLISDRQATIQLSEWDKHDGAYLSGHSFGPLDGFRLAGCRFVAPPHEKWVWASIIGLRRVEGLVVEDCYFGWTEPRPENRIDPEPAICLYSDDGQRGSAPNVVRNCFFNAAALGLQGPNLFVDRNFFVDTIIALSGPKHETRIRHNVLVRDGFVLDLVKIDEVTGFVEISNNTVFGAGFDVRDGAPRQGVAIRNNITTQGVRLSGEADKLRDQIFKNWLVDHNSYLRLGSLPKGRGDILEDPAFLSTEPGGRDYARIPADGPLASGGAGGDLPDYVGALPPGPAPKEGDWFTRLRERWQAGEDKVDPVPARRDDVGASPSPEGRPTSPPRTVVPRLPPTDYRLPTLADERAVAKWVVENGGTAECGDYRSWRSLPVRTVRLNGNLSVYDDSLARFRHCPRLDFIDLKRTLISDAGLVYLAPLSMLRHLDLRETDVSDAGVQRLAALKLLERLDLSGTRVSNAALPTLATAFPVLRFLLLEGTAITDAGLPALAALEQLDELDLSHTQVTDAGLARLQPLTGLMRLSLAGTETTDAGIDALHKALVDCWITGPDGRLHAPPVRDDDPDRTAAEALLERGFKEICLTADGVNETRCRAAADLPRGPFKVLRVEVLWMGHAPNIADAGAVGDAEIKLLARLRQLRVANLNGTQVTDRGLDCLKGLPKLAELGLSGCRRLTANALSLLATLPRLRLLWIDGGCCTPASLQHVAALAYLDFLHINGDQFADATLKRLSGLSNLRFLRLSGGKVSSAGLGQLASLRSLLSLDLSDDVRLQTSDLEGLAEVRGLEELGLPGVLTSPDVFRRLAALPRLLVLTTRGTKLGDDGCRAIAGLRSLEGLDVTGRLVTDAELAHLARLSDLRYLLLDAGQITDAGLAHLAQLSNLRELVLRPALSMSGAGLEHLHGLKMLKVLRLVQLPVTESTESGVAAFKAAVPGCSVDWPK from the coding sequence ATGACCGACAAGGCGGTTTGCCCGGATGCGGCGGCGATCGAACGGCTGCTGCTGGGACGCACCAGCGACGCGGAAACCGACGATCTCGAGCGGCACCTGCTCGATTGCGACCGCTGTTGCGAGGTTTCGCGTTCGCTGCATCTCGACGACACGATGGTGGCCGGCTTGCGGCGCGACAACCACTTGGCCGCCATCGCCCAGGAGGCCCCGGTGCGAGCCACGATGGCCCGGCTGATGGCCCTGCGGACTGCCGCGGCCGCCAGCCAGCCGGAAGAGACGATGACGGTGGCCGGCGAGAGCACCGACGACGCCTGGGGGCTGCGCGAGCTGCTCGACCCGCCCCAGGCCGAGGGCGAGCTGGGCGGTTTCGCCGGCTACCGCGTGCTGCGCGTGCTCGGCGCCGGCGGCATGGGCATCGTCCTGGAGGCCGAAGATCCGCAGTTGCAACGCCGCGTGGCGCTGAAAATCATGAATCGCGGCCTGGCCGCCCGCAGCGAAAACCGCCAGCGGTTCCTGCGCGAGGCACGGGCGGCGGCGGCCATCGAGCACGCGCACATCGTCACGGTCCACCAGGTGGGCGAGCAGCGGGGCGTGCCCTTTCTGGCCATGCAGTTACTCAAGGGCGAGAGCTTGCACGACCGGCTCGAGAGAGAGGGTTCAGGCACCCAGAGGGTACCCCGGGTTCAGGGTTCAGAAAAGAGGGAAGCGGGAATGGACAATCCAAAATCCAAAATCCAAAATCCAAAATCGCCTCTGCCGCTGGCCGAGTGCCTGCGCATCGGCCGCGAAACGGCCGAGGCCCTGGCCGTGGCGCACCAGCGGGGGCTGATCCATCGCGACATCAAGCCGGCCAACATCTGGCTCGAATCGCCGGGCGGCTGGGTGAAGCTGGTCGATTTCGGCCTGGCCCACGTCGTGGAAGACGAAGTCCATCTTACCCAGACCGGCGCCATCCTGGGCACACCGTCCTATATGTCGCCCGAACAGGCCCGCGGAGACAGCGTGGGTCCGCGGTCGGACCTGTTCAGCCTGGGCGTGGTGCTCTATCGGCTGACGACCGGGCAAACTCCTTTTCAGGGCCGTGGCACGCTGGCCGTGCTGACGGCGCTGGCCACGGCCGATCCGCGGCCCGTGGGCGAGTTGAACCCGGAGCTACCGCCGGCGTTTGCCGACGTCATCATGCGGCTGTTGGCCAAGGATCCGGGCGAGCGGTTCGAGTCGGCGGAGGCGGTGGCCGAGGCGATTCGGGCAATCGAGGCGGCGGAGAGCGAGGGAGCGAGGGAGAGACAGAGAGACGGAGCGAGGGAGAGACGGAGCGAGGGAGAGATGGCGGGCAGACCGCCGCGGCGCCGATCGCGCTGGCCGTTGGTGGCCGCGGCGGCAGCGGCTTGTTTTCTGTTGGCGGGCATGGTGGTGGTCATCCGCGACAAGGAGGGCCGCGAGGTGGCGCGGATCAACGTGCCGGAAGGCGGCAGCGTCGCGACCGAAGAGAGTCCGGCGAGCCCCGCCGCGCCGGGACGTAAGCTTGCCGGTAGTACCGATGCGGCGAGCCGCCGCGCCACACCAACCCGAAGCGCCAGCGAGGAAAGCGCCAAAGCAGGCCCGGTCCCGGCGCGCCGGGGTGACGGGAGCGCCAGCCCGTCGCCCGAAGGGCGACCGGCGTCTCCGCCATCCCGGCGCGCCGGGATCGGAGCTACTTTGCCCGACCGTGCGAAGCCGTTCCTCTTGGTCCGCGAGGGAAAACAGGCCGCCGAGTTCAAGACCATCGCCGGCGCGCTGGGCGAAATGCAAGCCGGCGACGCGATCGAGGTCTACGGCAATGGGCCCTTCACGCTGCCGATCGTCAATCTCGATGGCAAGCCGTTCACGCTCCGCGCCGGCGCCGGTTTTCGCCCGCGGTTCGTGCGCACCGAGGGGGCCAAGCAACAATTCCACAGCGCGTGGATCACAGTCAACAACGCGCCGCTGACACTGGAAGGCATCGAGCTGCGCGAAGATCTGCTTGCCCACAATATCCTGCACGGCGGCGGGGCACCCTGGGAAATCCGCCGCTGCCTGTTGCGCAGGGGGGATTCCCATGCTGCAGCACTGCTTCATTATGAACGTGGACCGCACCTGCGAATCGTCGACAGCGTGTTGGCATCGGGGCATAGCCAATATTCGATCAAAATTGGCACATCGGCCGAGGTCCACTGCGAAAACAACCTGTATTGGAGCGGTGGCAGTTTCTTCACGCTCCAGGGCGGCGGCCAGAAGCTTCGCTTCACGCGGAACACGTTCGCCGGCCAGGGCACTTGGCTCCATTTTCCAGATGCGGAACATGCCGCCGTGGAAGTGCTGGCGGAAGAGAACGTGTTTCGCGTCGGCCAATTGCTATGCACGCGCACCACCAGCATGGAGGTATTTCGCGAGGTCTGTCGCTGGAACGGTCGCCGCAATCTGCACGGTGTTGTCGGTGGTGCCAGCAGTTTGATCTTCAGTCAACCTCTTGAAGGTTCGGGCAGGGTGAGCATCGCTGGCGACGACCTGGCCGCCTGGAGCAAGTTCTGGGGCGAGCATGAACAAGGCGCCATGCTCGGTACGACGCCGACGCTGAGGTATGAGGCCGCCTGGCTGGCCCCTAAGGCCGGCGACCCCCGGCGCGGCGGCAGAGGCATTGCGCTCCGCCGTGATGAAACTCCCCTACCGCGGCTGCACCACTGGCTCGACCCGCGCCCGCTCGACCCGCTGTCGCCCACCACGGCAGGCTCCGAAGGCGACGCTGGCCCCAGCGCCGCGGTCGGCCCCGATTGGCGCCTGGTCGGCCCCGGCGAAGCATACCTGCGCGCACTGGCCGATGCCGGGCATCCGGTCACCGACGAGCAGCTTGGCCTGGAGGGGACTGAAGAGGGCGCGGTGGTGCTGCTCCACGAGAATACGCTGGCCCGTGGTTACGCGACGGTCGCCGAGGCGGTCGCCGCCGCAGCCGACGGCGACACCGTGGCCATCCGCGCCAACGGCACGTTTCCGGGCTTCGACCGGCGCGGTGAGCGACAGGGCAAGCGGCTCACGCTGCGCGCCGGTTATGGCTATCAACCGACGATCGGCGATAACGTGCTGTTGGCCCCGGGCGATGTGTGGTCGATCGAAGACTTGCACTTCAGTGGCCAGGTCTGGGTGGCGAACGGCGCGCCGGCGGCCGAGGGTCAACCGGCGCCGCGGCTGCTCAATTGCAGTTTCGAGCCTGCCCTGGCAGCCTCTGGTCCGATGCCGCAGGTCACGACCTACTCGGAAAGCGCTCCGCCGCTGGAGGTGGTGAATTGCCTGCTGCCGAATGGGGTCAACTTCGCCGGCGCACGGCTGCGTGTGGTGAATTCGGTTATTGCCTCGGTCGGTCTCAATCCGATCGAGCCGCAACGGCCGCGCGCGCTGGATCTCGACCGTTGCGTGGTCTGGAGCAACTTCTCGCCGGCCATTCAACACGGTACTGTTCAGTTGACGGTCAGCGCGCGGCGCACCTGGTTTGAGTTTAGCAGTTTCCTGCGCCAGGGTGACGACGCGGCATTTCAGTGGCAGGGCGACGAAAACGTCTACTGTCACGGGGCCGTGCGATGGCAGAGCGATTGTGATCTGACCACCGCCGCCAATTATGTCGGTTCCCTGCCGGCATGGCAGGCGCGCTGGTCGAGCGACGCAGGCTCGCGCCAGGGCGACGCCGTGTTCATCGACCCGCGCTTCTGCGGGCTGTTGCCCAACAGCCCCGGCCATCAGGCCGCGCAAGACGGCGGCGACCTGGGCGTGGACCTGAGCCGTCTGGGCATGGCAACCCCGAGCGACAAGGTAGACCCGGCACTCCGTGACGGGGGCGCCAGCCCGTCGCCCGAAGGGCGACCGACGTCTCCGCCACGGAGTGTCGGAGCTACGTTGCCCGAACCGCCGCCGCTCGACGAGTGGCTCAAGGGGCGAGAAATCCTGACCGTCGCCCAGGACGGCAGCGGACAGTTCAAGACCATTCAGGCGGCGCTCGATGCGCTTAAGCCGCACCAGGTGGTAAAGGTGCTCGACCGCGGGCCATATCGCGAAGTGGTCCGCGCAGACGGCCTGCCACACGATACCGGGCTCATCAGCGACCGGCAAGCGACCATCCAGCTTTCGGAATGGGACAAGCACGACGGAGCCTACTTAAGCGGGCACAGCTTCGGCCCGCTGGACGGCTTTCGCCTTGCCGGGTGCCGTTTCGTCGCGCCTCCGCATGAGAAGTGGGTCTGGGCTTCAATTATCGGCTTGCGACGAGTCGAGGGACTTGTGGTGGAAGATTGCTACTTCGGCTGGACAGAGCCTCGGCCGGAAAACCGCATCGATCCCGAACCCGCGATCTGCTTGTACTCTGATGACGGCCAGCGCGGCAGTGCCCCGAATGTGGTGCGAAACTGCTTCTTCAACGCTGCGGCTCTCGGCCTCCAGGGCCCCAACCTCTTCGTCGACCGGAATTTCTTCGTCGACACGATCATCGCGCTGAGTGGACCGAAGCACGAGACGCGCATTCGGCACAATGTGTTGGTCCGCGATGGGTTTGTGCTCGATTTAGTCAAGATCGACGAGGTCACGGGATTCGTGGAAATCAGCAACAATACGGTCTTCGGTGCCGGTTTCGATGTCCGCGACGGCGCACCGAGACAAGGCGTCGCCATTCGCAACAACATTACTACGCAAGGGGTTCGCCTCAGCGGTGAGGCCGACAAGCTGCGAGACCAAATCTTTAAGAACTGGCTGGTGGACCATAACAGTTACTTACGCCTCGGCTCGCTGCCGAAGGGGCGCGGCGACATCCTGGAAGATCCCGCGTTCCTTTCGACGGAGCCTGGCGGCCGGGACTACGCGCGCATTCCCGCCGACGGTCCCTTGGCCTCGGGCGGCGCCGGCGGCGACTTGCCGGACTACGTCGGCGCCTTGCCGCCCGGCCCCGCGCCCAAGGAAGGCGATTGGTTTACGCGGCTGCGAGAGCGGTGGCAGGCCGGCGAGGACAAAGTAGACCCGGTCCCGGCGCGCCGGGATGATGTGGGCGCCAGCCCGTCGCCCGAAGGGCGACCAACGTCTCCGCCACGGACCGTTGTTCCCCGTCTACCGCCTACCGACTACCGTCTACCTACCTTGGCCGACGAGCGGGCGGTGGCCAAGTGGGTCGTCGAGAACGGCGGCACGGCGGAATGCGGAGACTACCGAAGCTGGCGGAGCCTGCCCGTGAGGACGGTCCGGCTCAACGGCAACTTGTCGGTGTACGACGATTCGCTGGCACGTTTCCGGCACTGCCCCCGGCTGGACTTCATCGACTTGAAGCGCACGCTCATCTCCGACGCGGGCCTGGTGTACTTGGCGCCCCTGAGCATGCTTCGCCACCTCGACCTGCGCGAGACCGACGTTTCCGACGCCGGCGTGCAACGTCTCGCCGCGTTGAAGCTCCTGGAGCGGCTTGACTTAAGCGGCACGCGCGTCAGCAATGCGGCCCTGCCCACGCTGGCCACGGCGTTTCCCGTGCTACGTTTCCTGCTGCTCGAAGGCACAGCGATTACCGACGCGGGCCTGCCCGCACTGGCCGCACTGGAGCAATTGGACGAGCTCGACCTCAGCCACACCCAAGTGACCGATGCCGGGCTGGCGCGACTGCAACCGCTCACGGGTCTGATGCGCCTTTCACTCGCGGGCACCGAGACGACCGACGCGGGCATCGACGCGCTGCACAAGGCGCTCGTCGATTGCTGGATCACCGGGCCGGACGGACGCCTTCACGCCCCGCCGGTGCGCGACGACGATCCCGATCGAACGGCGGCCGAGGCCCTGCTGGAGAGAGGCTTCAAGGAGATCTGCCTGACGGCCGACGGAGTCAACGAGACGCGTTGCCGGGCCGCGGCGGATCTTCCGCGCGGGCCGTTCAAGGTGCTGCGCGTCGAGGTGCTCTGGATGGGCCACGCGCCGAACATCGCGGATGCCGGAGCCGTGGGCGACGCAGAAATCAAGCTGCTCGCGCGGCTGCGGCAGCTTCGCGTTGCGAATTTGAACGGCACGCAAGTCACAGACCGTGGGCTGGATTGCCTGAAGGGCTTGCCGAAACTCGCCGAGCTGGGCCTCAGCGGCTGCCGGCGCTTGACCGCTAACGCCCTGTCGCTCTTGGCGACGCTGCCGCGGCTTCGCCTGCTGTGGATCGACGGCGGGTGTTGCACCCCCGCCAGTCTCCAGCACGTCGCGGCGCTGGCGTATCTCGACTTCCTGCACATCAACGGCGACCAGTTCGCCGACGCGACGCTGAAAAGGCTCAGCGGATTGTCGAACCTGCGGTTCCTGCGACTGAGCGGCGGGAAAGTCAGCAGCGCTGGTCTGGGGCAGCTCGCATCCCTGCGCAGCCTTTTGTCTTTGGACCTGTCAGATGATGTGAGGTTGCAGACGAGCGACCTTGAGGGCCTTGCCGAGGTGCGCGGATTGGAAGAGCTTGGTCTGCCCGGCGTCCTCACTTCGCCCGACGTGTTCCGCCGGCTTGCCGCCCTGCCGCGCTTACTGGTTCTTACTACGCGCGGAACCAAGCTTGGCGACGACGGCTGTCGAGCGATCGCCGGACTGCGGTCATTGGAGGGGCTCGACGTGACTGGGCGTTTAGTGACCGACGCCGAACTGGCGCACCTCGCGCGGTTGTCGGATTTGCGATATCTGCTGCTGGATGCGGGACAAATCACCGACGCCGGCCTGGCGCACCTCGCGCAGTTGTCCAATCTGCGAGAGCTCGTGCTCCGCCCGGCGCTCAGCATGAGCGGCGCGGGCCTCGAGCATCTGCACGGCCTGAAGATGCTCAAGGTGCTGAGGCTGGTGCAGTTGCCCGTCACTGAATCCACCGAGTCGGGCGTCGCGGCCTTCAAGGCCGCCGTGCCCGGCTGCAGCGTCGATTGGCCGAAATGA